A genomic window from Bubalus bubalis isolate 160015118507 breed Murrah chromosome 11, NDDB_SH_1, whole genome shotgun sequence includes:
- the LOC123328075 gene encoding LOW QUALITY PROTEIN: cytochrome b-c1 complex subunit 7-like (The sequence of the model RefSeq protein was modified relative to this genomic sequence to represent the inferred CDS: inserted 1 base in 1 codon; deleted 2 bases in 1 codon; substituted 1 base at 1 genomic stop codon), producing MANRPAVSASSRWLEGIXKWYXKATGFNKLGLMPDDDTIYENDDVKEAIRRLPENLYNDRGFRIKRALDLSMRQQILPKGQRTKYEADKFYLEPYLKEVIQERKEKNGQRNNLVV from the exons ATGGCAAACAGGCCAGCCGTTTCAGCATCAAGCAGATGG CTGGAGGGTATTTGAAAATGGT GCAAGGCTACTGGGTTCAATAAACTGGGCTTAATGCCAGATGATGATACAATATATGAGAATGACGACGTAAAAGAAGCCATAAGAAGGCTTCCTGAGAACCTTTATAACGACAGAGGGTTTCGCATTAAGAGAGCGCTGGACCTGAGCATGAGGCAGCAGATCCTGCCTAAAGGGCAGCGGACAAAATACGAGGCAGATAAATTCTACCTTGAACCATATCTAAAAGAGGttattcaggaaagaaaagagaaaaatgggcaaagaaataATTTAGTAGTCTAA